In Aestuariibaculum lutulentum, one DNA window encodes the following:
- a CDS encoding sulfatase-like hydrolase/transferase — protein sequence MKRVFKFGVLLWFCASASVGAQQTKPTKPNIIFIITDDLGYGDIGVFYQNQRKTKGNRSEPWLSTPNLDTMAHEGAMLTQHYSAAPVCAPSRSSLLTGLSQGHANVRDNQFDKALADNYTIGNVAQKMGYVTAAIGKWGLQGADAGGWPSTPNKRGFDYFYGYMRHSDGHEHYPVEGIYRGKKEVWENDKEVSQGLDKCYTTDLWTAVAKKWIVEQAKTEKPFLMYLAYDTPHAVLELPTQKYPIGGGLKGGLQWTGASGQMINTASGTPDSYMHPEYAQATYDDDDNENTPEVAWPETYKRYATSVRRIDNAVGDVIQLLKDLDIDENTLVVFTSDNGPSNESYLPKGYAANSPVFFDSFGPFDGMKRDVLEGGERMPLIARWPEHIPENIKIDKPSISYDWLATFTDVAGFSAPAISDGVSILPALTGKDSKEKSLIYSEYVFPGKTPNYQDFSPNNRQRVRNQMQMIRLGDLVGIRYNIQSANDDFEIYDVINDTHQSHNLAKNDSLVEVQQQMKDKVLRIRRADKQAKRPYDNVPVPALSKKKAGKGWQWKFFDGDYPWLPNLSTMQPIKEGRVSKLNKVKYEKISGELLLLEGYINVLETGIYTFEFSALEKGVVRLHNAILFDADYGYISGTVKTTTMVLEKGVHPVKIYVSNKEKQQNPFSFSWTFTD from the coding sequence ATGAAAAGAGTATTTAAATTTGGAGTGTTATTGTGGTTTTGTGCTTCTGCTTCAGTCGGGGCACAGCAAACAAAGCCGACAAAACCCAATATCATTTTTATTATAACAGACGATTTAGGTTACGGCGATATTGGTGTGTTTTATCAAAATCAACGTAAAACTAAAGGAAACCGTTCAGAGCCGTGGTTAAGCACTCCAAATCTCGATACAATGGCTCATGAAGGCGCCATGCTTACGCAGCATTATTCGGCAGCACCGGTTTGTGCTCCTTCAAGAAGTTCGCTGTTAACCGGATTGTCACAAGGACATGCCAACGTACGAGATAACCAATTTGATAAAGCTTTAGCCGATAACTATACCATTGGTAATGTCGCTCAGAAAATGGGATATGTCACCGCCGCAATTGGTAAATGGGGGTTGCAGGGAGCTGATGCCGGAGGCTGGCCAAGTACACCCAATAAAAGAGGATTCGACTATTTTTATGGGTATATGCGGCATAGTGACGGGCACGAGCATTATCCAGTTGAAGGTATCTATCGCGGAAAAAAGGAAGTTTGGGAAAATGATAAAGAAGTGTCTCAAGGTCTGGACAAATGTTATACTACCGATTTATGGACGGCTGTCGCTAAAAAATGGATTGTAGAACAAGCTAAAACCGAAAAACCATTTTTAATGTATTTAGCTTACGATACGCCACATGCTGTATTAGAATTACCAACGCAAAAATATCCTATTGGAGGTGGTTTGAAAGGCGGATTGCAATGGACAGGGGCTTCCGGACAAATGATAAATACAGCATCAGGAACTCCAGATTCGTATATGCATCCGGAATACGCCCAGGCAACTTATGATGATGATGATAATGAAAATACACCTGAAGTAGCCTGGCCTGAAACCTATAAGCGTTATGCAACGAGCGTTAGACGAATTGACAATGCCGTTGGCGATGTGATACAGTTGCTTAAAGATTTGGATATAGACGAGAATACTTTGGTAGTTTTTACTTCCGATAACGGGCCGTCTAATGAATCGTATTTACCAAAAGGTTACGCCGCTAATAGCCCTGTGTTTTTCGATAGTTTTGGTCCGTTTGATGGTATGAAACGTGATGTTTTAGAAGGCGGAGAACGCATGCCATTAATTGCAAGATGGCCAGAACATATTCCTGAAAATATAAAAATAGATAAGCCGAGTATTTCTTACGATTGGTTGGCGACATTTACAGATGTTGCTGGTTTTTCAGCACCGGCGATAAGCGATGGTGTTTCTATTTTACCTGCTTTAACAGGAAAAGATTCAAAGGAAAAGTCACTAATTTATTCGGAGTATGTTTTTCCGGGGAAAACGCCTAATTACCAAGATTTTTCACCAAACAATAGACAGCGTGTTCGTAATCAAATGCAAATGATTCGATTAGGAGACCTGGTTGGGATTCGTTATAATATTCAATCGGCTAATGATGATTTCGAGATTTACGATGTGATTAATGATACGCATCAATCGCATAATCTAGCTAAAAATGATTCTCTTGTTGAGGTTCAGCAACAAATGAAGGATAAAGTGCTTCGTATTCGTCGAGCAGATAAACAAGCTAAACGTCCTTACGATAATGTTCCTGTTCCAGCTTTAAGCAAAAAGAAAGCAGGGAAAGGTTGGCAATGGAAATTTTTTGATGGAGACTATCCTTGGTTACCTAATTTATCAACAATGCAACCAATAAAAGAAGGTCGTGTTTCAAAATTAAATAAGGTGAAGTATGAAAAAATTTCAGGTGAATTATTGCTATTAGAAGGATACATTAACGTGCTTGAAACTGGGATTTATACCTTTGAGTTTAGCGCTTTAGAAAAAGGTGTTGTAAGATTGCACAATGCTATATTGTTTGATGCTGATTACGGATACATATCCGGAACAGTTAAAACTACAACAATGGTTTTAGAGAAAGGTGTGCACCCGGTTAAAATATACGTGTCTAATAAAGAAAAACAGCAAAATCCATTCAGTTTTTCGTGGACTTTTACAGACTAA
- the xylA gene encoding xylose isomerase — MALIGNKEYYKGIPEIKFEGKESDNPLAFKYYNPDQVVAGKTMKEWFKFSVAYWHTFCAKGGDPFGTDTMSFEWDKASDPIQAAKDKADAAFEFITKMGFGYYCFHDVDLVREGNSFGELESRLATITDYLKEKQAASGVKLLWGTANCFSNPRYMNGAATNPDFNVVARAGGQIKLALDATIALNGENYVFWGGREGYMSLLNTDMGRELDHMGQFLTMARDYARAQGFKGNFFIEPKPMEPMKHQYDFDTATAIGFLKEYGLDKDFKINIEVNHATLAQHTFQHEIEVAAKAGMLGSLDANRGDYQNGWDTDQFPNNILETTEAMLVFLKSGGLQGGGVNFDAKIRRNSTDLEDVFLAHIGGADTFARALLTADKIITSSPYEKLRQDRYASFDSGKGKAFEEGKLSLQDLYQIAQENGELKLQSGKQELFENILNQYI; from the coding sequence ATGGCATTAATAGGTAATAAAGAATACTATAAAGGTATCCCGGAAATTAAGTTTGAAGGAAAAGAATCAGACAATCCTTTAGCTTTTAAATATTATAATCCAGATCAGGTTGTAGCAGGAAAAACCATGAAAGAATGGTTTAAATTTTCAGTAGCATATTGGCATACCTTCTGTGCAAAAGGAGGAGATCCGTTTGGGACAGATACCATGAGTTTTGAATGGGATAAGGCTTCAGATCCGATTCAGGCAGCAAAAGATAAAGCCGATGCAGCATTCGAATTCATTACGAAAATGGGCTTCGGTTACTACTGTTTCCATGATGTAGATTTAGTAAGAGAAGGAAATTCATTTGGAGAATTAGAAAGCCGATTAGCAACAATCACCGATTATTTAAAAGAAAAACAAGCAGCTTCAGGAGTTAAGTTACTTTGGGGAACAGCAAACTGCTTTTCTAATCCACGTTACATGAACGGTGCCGCGACTAATCCAGATTTTAATGTGGTTGCACGTGCCGGCGGACAAATTAAACTGGCTTTGGATGCGACTATTGCTTTAAACGGTGAAAACTACGTATTCTGGGGTGGTCGTGAAGGTTATATGAGTTTATTAAACACCGATATGGGACGTGAGTTAGATCATATGGGACAGTTCTTAACCATGGCTAGAGATTATGCCAGAGCACAAGGCTTTAAAGGAAACTTCTTTATCGAGCCAAAACCTATGGAGCCTATGAAACATCAGTACGATTTTGATACCGCTACAGCTATTGGGTTTTTAAAAGAATATGGGTTAGATAAAGATTTTAAAATAAATATTGAAGTAAACCATGCGACATTAGCACAGCACACGTTTCAACATGAAATTGAAGTGGCAGCGAAAGCCGGAATGTTAGGAAGTTTAGATGCAAACCGTGGAGATTACCAAAACGGATGGGATACCGACCAGTTCCCGAATAATATTTTAGAAACTACCGAAGCCATGTTGGTGTTCTTAAAATCTGGTGGTTTACAAGGTGGTGGTGTGAATTTCGATGCTAAAATCAGAAGGAATTCAACCGATTTAGAGGATGTGTTTTTAGCACATATTGGTGGAGCAGATACCTTTGCAAGAGCGTTATTAACAGCCGATAAAATTATTACCTCTTCGCCATATGAAAAATTAAGACAAGACCGATATGCGTCGTTCGATTCTGGTAAAGGAAAGGCATTTGAAGAAGGTAAATTAAGTCTTCAGGATTTATATCAAATTGCTCAGGAAAATGGTGAATTGAAGTTGCAAAGTGGTAAGCAGGAATTATTTGAGAATATACTTAACCAATATATTTAA
- a CDS encoding GntR family transcriptional regulator yields MHFDLNFNTDIPKYQQLVNAINDALANNSLGSGDPLPSVNTMCKDYSLSRDTVFKVYSILKDNGVIESVPNKGYFVANDTRKVLLVLDTFKAYKEVLYHAFVNNLPKNVIVDVQFHHYNINNFKTILQNSKGKYYKYVVMNFNNKEVASILSDFDKDKLLLIDWNIQAEDNHNYVFQDFGEAFQKALEPAVLAFKKYKRLVFVYPSFTSHPPETVKFFKTFCESNKLNYKVITDVKDFDVKKGEAYISVSDRILGSFLEQCRSNDLEPGTDVGFLSYNETPMKPFIYKGISVVSTDFKAMGATAAAFVNEDKTVQTYIPTKLILRESL; encoded by the coding sequence ATGCATTTCGATTTAAATTTTAATACCGATATTCCAAAATACCAGCAACTTGTTAATGCTATAAATGATGCGCTGGCAAATAATTCGTTAGGAAGTGGAGATCCTTTGCCGTCTGTTAATACTATGTGCAAAGACTATAGTTTGTCCAGAGATACGGTGTTCAAGGTATATTCTATTTTAAAGGATAATGGCGTTATTGAGTCTGTACCTAACAAAGGATATTTTGTAGCCAATGATACCAGAAAAGTGCTTTTGGTATTAGATACATTTAAGGCCTATAAAGAAGTGTTGTATCATGCTTTTGTAAATAATTTGCCTAAAAATGTGATTGTAGATGTGCAGTTTCATCATTACAACATCAATAATTTTAAAACCATTTTACAGAACAGTAAAGGGAAATATTATAAGTATGTGGTAATGAATTTTAATAATAAGGAGGTTGCCTCCATATTATCAGATTTCGATAAAGATAAGTTATTACTAATCGACTGGAATATTCAAGCTGAAGATAATCATAATTACGTGTTTCAGGATTTTGGTGAGGCATTTCAGAAGGCTTTAGAACCAGCGGTTTTAGCATTTAAAAAGTATAAACGTTTAGTGTTTGTTTATCCTTCTTTTACAAGTCATCCGCCAGAAACAGTTAAGTTTTTCAAAACGTTTTGCGAATCAAATAAGCTAAACTATAAGGTAATCACCGATGTTAAGGACTTTGATGTGAAAAAGGGAGAGGCTTACATTAGTGTTAGCGATCGCATTTTAGGAAGTTTTTTAGAGCAATGTCGTTCCAATGATTTAGAACCAGGAACCGATGTTGGCTTTTTGTCTTATAACGAAACCCCTATGAAACCCTTTATTTATAAAGGTATTTCGGTTGTCTCAACCGATTTTAAAGCTATGGGAGCCACAGCAGCAGCTTTTGTAAATGAAGATAAAACAGTTCAAACATATATACCAACAAAACTCATATTAAGAGAATCATTATAA
- the dinB gene encoding DNA polymerase IV: protein MRNDRSIVHMDLDTFFVSCERLLDNRLVGKPVLIGGTSDRGVVASCSYEARKFGIHSAMPMRMAKQLCPEAIVLRGNSGIYTKFSNAVTEIIKESVPLYEKSSIDEFYIDLTGMDKFFGCLQLASEIRSRIIKETGLPISFGLSANKTVSKIATGEAKPNNQIQIPVGHEKMFLSPLSVKKIPMVGDVTYKAMCDLGIKQIETIQKMPMEMMFKVFGKNGIAIWKKANGIDNSPVVQYRERKSISTERTFDKDTTDVNKLKSIISAMAENLAYQLRRGNKLTACITFKIRYSDFQTYTQQKRIPYSAADHHIIPVVMELYNKLYQRRLLVRLIGVKFSHLVEGGHQIDLFEDDDKTIRLYQALDNMRERYGDRAVIRASGMGAKSISRWNPFNGDAPPLLANRRQ, encoded by the coding sequence ATGAGAAACGATAGGTCGATAGTTCATATGGATTTGGATACGTTTTTTGTATCCTGTGAACGTTTGTTGGATAACAGATTAGTTGGTAAACCTGTGTTAATTGGAGGAACGTCAGATCGTGGTGTAGTGGCGTCCTGTAGTTATGAGGCTCGCAAGTTTGGGATTCATTCAGCCATGCCCATGCGTATGGCAAAGCAGTTATGTCCTGAAGCGATTGTTTTAAGAGGGAATTCGGGAATTTATACTAAGTTTTCTAATGCGGTTACCGAAATTATTAAGGAAAGTGTGCCGCTTTATGAGAAATCGTCTATTGACGAATTTTATATAGATTTAACCGGAATGGATAAGTTTTTTGGGTGTCTTCAGTTGGCTTCCGAAATCCGGTCAAGAATTATTAAAGAAACTGGATTGCCTATTTCCTTTGGTTTATCTGCTAATAAAACCGTTTCTAAAATTGCAACGGGCGAAGCGAAGCCTAATAACCAAATTCAAATACCTGTGGGGCATGAAAAAATGTTTCTTTCTCCGTTATCGGTGAAGAAAATTCCAATGGTAGGCGATGTAACTTACAAAGCCATGTGCGATTTGGGAATTAAGCAGATTGAAACCATTCAAAAAATGCCTATGGAAATGATGTTTAAGGTATTTGGAAAAAATGGTATTGCTATTTGGAAAAAGGCTAACGGAATAGATAATAGTCCTGTGGTGCAGTATCGCGAAAGAAAATCAATTTCAACCGAACGTACCTTTGATAAAGACACCACCGATGTTAATAAACTTAAAAGTATTATTAGTGCCATGGCCGAAAATTTAGCCTACCAATTACGTCGCGGAAATAAATTAACGGCATGTATAACCTTTAAAATTCGATACTCCGATTTTCAAACCTATACCCAGCAAAAACGTATTCCTTACAGCGCAGCCGATCATCATATTATTCCAGTGGTTATGGAGCTTTATAATAAGTTATATCAACGCCGTTTACTGGTTAGATTAATAGGTGTTAAGTTTAGTCATTTGGTTGAAGGCGGTCATCAAATCGATTTATTTGAAGACGACGATAAAACCATCAGGCTCTACCAAGCACTCGATAATATGCGCGAGCGTTATGGAGATAGAGCTGTTATTCGCGCTTCCGGTATGGGAGCTAAAAGCATAAGTCGATGGAATCCGTTTAATGGAGATGCTCCTCCTTTGTTAGCTAATAGGAGGCAGTAA
- a CDS encoding 3-deoxy-D-manno-octulosonic acid transferase has translation MSFTYNIGIKLAGFGLQCIAPFNEKIKKGAEGRRETFSILEKNISKKDKTLWFHCASLGEYEQGLPVFKVLREHYKNHKIVLSFFSPSGYEIRKNSPFADVVVYLPLDSKHNAKRFINLVHPELTVFVKYDIWPNLLNELRKKQLRAILISAAFRPNQSYFKFYGKHLRNALFAFEHIFTQNEASKELLESINYNNVTVSGDTRFDRVSSQLEINNTLDFIEDFKQDKLCVVAGSTWPEGETLLINYINNHASKDIKFIIAPHNIKPNQIKNLQDKLEVESVLFSEKEQHNLKTAKVFIVNTIGILTKIYSYADIAYVGGGLGTTGLHNTLEPAVFGVPIIIGNIYDKFPEAQALIDNNGMFSISNQTEFDTILTELIEDDTKRQFTGNNNASFIKKHKGAVDKIVKYLGF, from the coding sequence TTGAGTTTTACTTACAACATAGGCATTAAACTAGCTGGTTTCGGGCTGCAATGTATCGCTCCGTTTAACGAAAAAATTAAAAAAGGCGCTGAAGGTAGACGCGAAACTTTTTCTATTTTAGAAAAAAATATATCTAAAAAAGACAAAACACTTTGGTTTCACTGTGCATCTTTGGGGGAATACGAACAGGGCCTTCCGGTTTTTAAAGTACTTCGTGAGCACTATAAAAATCATAAAATTGTGCTGAGTTTCTTCTCTCCTTCAGGATACGAGATTAGAAAAAATTCACCCTTTGCCGATGTTGTTGTTTATCTTCCTCTGGATTCAAAACATAACGCTAAACGCTTTATCAATCTTGTACATCCGGAACTTACCGTTTTTGTTAAATACGATATCTGGCCAAATCTTCTAAACGAACTCAGGAAAAAACAATTACGAGCCATTCTTATTTCTGCGGCGTTTAGACCAAACCAATCCTATTTTAAATTTTACGGGAAGCATTTGAGAAACGCCTTATTTGCCTTCGAACATATTTTTACGCAAAATGAAGCTTCAAAAGAATTATTAGAATCTATAAACTACAACAACGTAACGGTTTCTGGAGATACACGTTTTGACCGTGTATCGAGTCAGTTAGAGATTAATAACACTTTAGATTTTATTGAAGATTTTAAGCAAGATAAACTTTGTGTTGTAGCCGGAAGCACCTGGCCTGAAGGTGAAACTTTACTGATTAACTACATTAATAATCACGCTTCAAAAGACATTAAATTCATCATCGCTCCACATAATATCAAACCGAACCAAATTAAAAACCTTCAAGACAAACTTGAAGTTGAAAGCGTTCTGTTTTCAGAAAAAGAGCAACACAATTTAAAAACGGCAAAGGTTTTTATTGTGAACACCATTGGTATTCTAACCAAAATTTACAGCTACGCAGACATTGCCTACGTTGGTGGAGGCTTGGGAACCACAGGCTTGCACAATACTTTAGAACCGGCGGTTTTTGGAGTACCAATTATTATTGGAAATATTTATGATAAATTCCCAGAGGCTCAAGCTTTAATTGATAATAACGGTATGTTTTCAATTTCTAATCAAACTGAATTCGACACCATTCTGACAGAACTTATTGAAGACGACACCAAACGTCAATTTACAGGAAACAATAATGCTTCTTTCATAAAAAAACATAAAGGTGCTGTAGACAAAATTGTCAAATATTTAGGATTTTAA
- a CDS encoding alkaline phosphatase D family protein, whose product MKRREYLKTIVLGSVLPMAFSSYGLSSHIEELWDSKKKVKFKSQWDKFQDMKWAGPEYWGNRLQDWEIRNGAVECVVAGKERNLHLLTVMHQHGDSALDLEVTIETKGALQNYKKGCIGMLLGAKGKFDDYRSAAVFGKGLEIGLNTKGQLQVGEQEIETPFSQIPKSFKLQIKTKPSKNEEQTLVVRILNPENNKELFESPELKVKNEDLAGTFALLSNIDLGWKVEDTPTCSFKDWKIEGDALQENETQLFGPVCFAQYTLNKGKLKLMAQCSPFESLSGHSVGFEVFKDGEWKTISKGELVNDGRNKLFEVKNWTESSDIPYRICAEIPQSNGVKRYYYEGTIKAEPKDKEDLNIAVLNCNMHYGFPDQDIVDNLKKLSYDVCVFLGDQFYEGTGGYGVQYEGEYDKRCLDFLRKWMMFGWSYREVFRHHPCGIITDDHDVFHGNLWGCGGTHADTSLGFESAAQDTGGYKMDADWVNMAQFTQTGHLPDPYDATPVKQGINVYYTQWDYAGVSFAILEDRKFKSAPKTVLPEEADVFNGFIRNTEFDIKKHRDIDAELLGQRQETFLKNWVDDWSNDTQMKILLSQTNFATIATLPKGATSDDMVPGLRVPEKGEYVEGDDFTKDMDSNGWPQNKRDETLEIIRKGFTFHIAGDQHLGTFVQYGVEEHGDSGFAFTGPALNNIWPRRFWPPVNSANHSVENPAYRGDFEDGFGNKISVHAVTNPFDHHKEPAVLYNRSTGFGMVSVNKKKRTITSSCYERFKDVTKEGAQYPGWPITVTQEDQLFKKAKYVLPELTIASEVLPVVRIVDEHDELVYSLPLSEKTFLPKVYKKGNYTIQFLVNNELKKEIKAEASNENLGAITVWI is encoded by the coding sequence ATGAAACGTAGAGAATATTTAAAAACCATTGTTTTGGGATCTGTTTTGCCAATGGCATTTTCCAGTTATGGTTTGTCTTCACATATAGAAGAATTATGGGATTCTAAAAAGAAAGTCAAATTTAAAAGCCAGTGGGATAAATTTCAGGATATGAAATGGGCAGGGCCCGAGTATTGGGGAAACCGTTTGCAAGATTGGGAGATACGCAATGGAGCTGTCGAATGTGTGGTAGCAGGTAAAGAACGAAATCTGCATTTATTAACAGTCATGCATCAACATGGCGATTCTGCTTTAGATTTAGAAGTTACCATTGAAACCAAGGGTGCACTGCAAAATTATAAAAAAGGCTGCATAGGCATGCTTTTGGGCGCGAAGGGTAAATTTGACGATTATCGTTCGGCCGCCGTTTTCGGTAAAGGACTTGAAATAGGCTTAAATACCAAAGGACAACTTCAGGTTGGCGAGCAGGAAATAGAAACACCATTTTCTCAAATTCCAAAAAGTTTCAAATTACAAATCAAAACAAAGCCTTCAAAAAATGAAGAGCAAACATTAGTTGTTCGTATTTTAAATCCGGAAAATAACAAGGAATTATTTGAAAGTCCCGAGTTAAAGGTTAAAAATGAAGATTTAGCAGGCACATTTGCTTTACTTTCTAATATCGATTTGGGATGGAAAGTTGAAGATACACCAACATGTTCTTTTAAAGATTGGAAAATAGAAGGTGATGCACTTCAGGAAAATGAAACTCAGTTATTCGGTCCTGTTTGTTTTGCCCAATATACCTTGAATAAAGGGAAGTTAAAGTTAATGGCTCAGTGTTCACCATTTGAAAGTTTATCAGGTCATTCGGTTGGATTTGAGGTTTTCAAAGATGGAGAGTGGAAAACCATTTCTAAAGGCGAATTGGTTAACGATGGAAGAAACAAACTGTTTGAAGTAAAAAACTGGACCGAATCAAGCGATATTCCATACCGCATTTGTGCAGAGATTCCTCAGTCTAATGGTGTAAAACGTTATTATTATGAAGGAACCATTAAAGCTGAACCTAAAGATAAAGAAGATTTAAATATTGCAGTGCTAAATTGTAACATGCATTATGGTTTTCCAGATCAGGACATCGTGGATAATTTAAAGAAGTTGTCGTATGATGTTTGCGTGTTTTTAGGTGATCAGTTTTACGAAGGTACTGGTGGTTATGGCGTACAGTATGAAGGAGAGTATGATAAACGATGTTTAGATTTCTTAAGAAAATGGATGATGTTCGGATGGTCGTATCGAGAGGTGTTCCGTCATCACCCGTGTGGAATTATTACAGATGATCATGATGTCTTTCATGGAAATCTTTGGGGATGTGGGGGAACACATGCCGATACAAGTTTAGGTTTTGAATCTGCAGCTCAGGATACAGGTGGTTATAAAATGGATGCCGATTGGGTAAATATGGCCCAGTTTACGCAAACAGGTCATCTTCCGGATCCATATGACGCCACTCCAGTAAAACAAGGTATTAATGTGTATTACACGCAATGGGATTATGCAGGCGTGAGTTTTGCTATTTTAGAAGATAGAAAGTTTAAATCGGCACCTAAAACAGTACTTCCTGAAGAAGCCGATGTGTTTAATGGATTCATTAGAAATACAGAATTCGATATTAAAAAGCACAGAGATATTGATGCTGAATTGCTGGGACAAAGACAAGAAACATTCTTAAAAAATTGGGTAGATGACTGGTCTAACGATACGCAGATGAAAATCTTATTATCTCAAACAAATTTTGCAACTATTGCGACATTACCAAAAGGTGCAACGAGTGATGATATGGTACCTGGTTTACGCGTTCCAGAAAAAGGAGAATATGTTGAAGGCGATGATTTTACCAAAGATATGGATTCGAACGGATGGCCTCAAAATAAGCGAGATGAAACTTTAGAGATTATTCGTAAAGGCTTTACGTTTCATATTGCCGGAGATCAACATTTGGGAACTTTTGTGCAATACGGGGTTGAAGAGCATGGTGATAGCGGATTCGCATTTACTGGACCAGCGCTTAATAATATCTGGCCACGACGTTTTTGGCCACCAGTAAATTCAGCAAACCACTCTGTTGAAAACCCTGCATATAGAGGAGATTTTGAGGATGGCTTTGGGAATAAAATATCAGTACACGCTGTAACCAATCCTTTTGATCATCATAAAGAACCAGCTGTTTTATATAACAGATCCACAGGATTTGGTATGGTTTCGGTGAATAAAAAGAAACGAACCATTACCAGTTCGTGTTATGAAAGATTTAAAGATGTTACTAAGGAAGGTGCACAATATCCGGGTTGGCCAATTACGGTGACACAGGAAGATCAGCTGTTTAAAAAAGCAAAGTATGTACTTCCTGAACTTACAATAGCATCAGAAGTTTTACCGGTAGTTAGAATTGTTGATGAACATGACGAATTAGTATATTCATTACCGCTGTCAGAAAAAACATTTTTGCCTAAAGTGTATAAAAAGGGAAATTATACGATTCAGTTTTTGGTAAATAATGAATTAAAAAAGGAAATAAAGGCGGAAGCTTCAAATGAAAATTTAGGAGCTATTACTGTTTGGATTTAA
- a CDS encoding xylulokinase, with protein MYYLGLDIGSSSIKAALVEVETGKSIAVVQEPEDEMSMYAEKNGWAEQHPDDWWQHVCKAIARLKSENNIEANQIQGIGISYQMHGLVVVDKDGKPLRKSIIWCDSRAVEIGNDAFETIGEEKCNISLLNSPANFTASKLKWVKENEPDIFEKIYKFMLPGDYIAYKFSNTINTTISGLSEGIFWDFKTDNLADFLLDHYGIDKNLIPDIVSTFGIQSIVSKQGEKESGISAGTPIYYRAGDQPNNALSLNVFNPGEVASTGGTSGVVYAITNSLSVKESSRVNNFAHVNYAKGTDTRIGKLLCINGAGIQYRWLLNNLAVSSYEEMNTLASKIPVGSDGVCLIPFGNGAERMLNNKDIGTRISNLNLNNHHKGHLCRAALEGIAFSFVYGMEILTSDGIKPTVIRAGNDNLYRSEIFASTVATLINQDIEIYNTTGAIGAARAADLHKGNFESFGKRIMENDYVMTYKPLEDKTPYQEAYNKWKIELEIILKNK; from the coding sequence ATGTATTATTTAGGATTAGATATAGGAAGCTCATCAATAAAAGCAGCACTTGTAGAAGTCGAAACAGGTAAAAGTATTGCTGTTGTGCAGGAGCCCGAAGATGAAATGAGCATGTATGCCGAAAAGAATGGCTGGGCAGAACAGCATCCAGACGATTGGTGGCAGCACGTATGCAAGGCGATTGCGCGTTTAAAATCAGAAAACAATATTGAGGCTAATCAAATTCAAGGTATTGGTATTTCATATCAAATGCATGGTTTGGTAGTTGTTGATAAAGACGGAAAACCTTTGCGAAAAAGCATCATTTGGTGCGATAGTCGTGCCGTAGAAATCGGAAATGACGCCTTCGAAACCATTGGAGAAGAAAAATGTAATATTAGTTTATTGAATTCACCAGCCAATTTTACCGCATCGAAGTTAAAGTGGGTAAAAGAGAACGAACCCGATATTTTTGAAAAGATTTACAAGTTTATGCTGCCAGGCGATTATATTGCTTATAAGTTTTCAAACACCATAAATACTACCATTTCAGGATTGTCTGAAGGTATATTTTGGGACTTTAAAACCGACAATTTAGCCGATTTCCTTCTGGATCATTACGGTATAGATAAAAACCTAATTCCAGATATTGTTTCAACCTTTGGAATACAATCGATTGTATCTAAACAAGGTGAAAAGGAGAGTGGCATTTCAGCCGGAACCCCAATTTATTATCGTGCCGGAGATCAACCTAATAACGCATTATCATTAAACGTTTTCAATCCTGGCGAGGTGGCCTCAACAGGAGGTACATCGGGAGTGGTTTATGCAATAACCAACAGCCTTTCGGTTAAAGAAAGTTCGCGAGTAAATAATTTTGCTCATGTTAATTACGCGAAGGGCACAGATACTAGAATAGGAAAACTACTTTGTATAAACGGCGCAGGCATTCAGTATCGTTGGTTGCTAAATAATTTAGCCGTGAGTTCTTATGAAGAGATGAACACGTTGGCTTCAAAAATTCCTGTAGGATCAGATGGGGTTTGTTTGATTCCCTTCGGAAATGGGGCCGAGCGTATGCTGAATAATAAAGATATTGGTACGCGCATTTCAAATTTAAATTTAAACAATCACCATAAAGGACATTTGTGTCGCGCAGCGCTTGAAGGTATTGCCTTTTCGTTTGTTTACGGCATGGAAATTTTAACCTCCGATGGTATTAAACCAACCGTTATTCGTGCTGGAAATGATAATTTGTATCGTTCAGAAATTTTCGCCAGTACGGTAGCAACTTTAATTAATCAGGATATCGAAATTTATAATACCACGGGAGCCATAGGAGCTGCCCGCGCAGCCGATTTACACAAAGGTAATTTTGAGAGTTTTGGCAAGCGCATTATGGAAAACGATTATGTGATGACCTACAAACCATTGGAAGATAAAACTCCATATCAGGAAGCGTATAACAAATGGAAAATAGAATTAGAAATTATATTAAAGAACAAATAA